One genomic region from Haloterrigena gelatinilytica encodes:
- a CDS encoding DUF7331 family protein yields MTDTTDTRDPDEFEIEPVSSIPATHDAIEFRDEMLVYDRNDPDRWVQSTESISLKEFR; encoded by the coding sequence ATGACCGACACCACCGACACCCGCGACCCCGACGAATTCGAGATCGAGCCAGTATCGTCGATCCCGGCGACGCACGATGCGATCGAGTTTCGCGACGAGATGCTCGTCTACGATCGTAACGACCCCGACCGGTGGGTGCAGTCGACGGAGAGCATCTCCCTGAAGGAGTTCCGGTGA
- a CDS encoding sensor histidine kinase: MEVRLRTKFVVILVAITLVLSGTVHWTLESYKRDVVDDEQRRTDETASLVAEQIDETIWEHRDRIGLVASRPEARQFDRSGPFLDAFLDNSRFYSAQLVDANGTVVDFRGSVTAGTRRSAIGSDRSGTPYVERALRGETYVSDVEYAERADRPVLVFSAPILDGSGVRGVLVGAMYLDRQTIFDAIPPLETSSQTVTIVGDGIVLNENERTFNEGIESSSTVESTGWEVTVTRDRTLLEDRLDRLAALQTLVLVVVVLVMVGFGYWQYAVSLRQTERLLDGFDRLGEGDYDSTVSLRGGAEWERMSDGFNELAATLRARESELRERRQRLDVLYRVLQHNIRNRMSIVLNYADLIADEAADETVVGAAETIHRAGRDITGLSRKAQQMKNALEADPDRRPVDVASLAADAVAELREEYPDVTVTASLPDEAWAMALPSVRLAVENVCGNACEHNDSDDPRVEIAVTATGTEPDVDRDPADENGGRVRIEVADNGPGIPEQDRAAIDEGRETALEHGSGLGLWLTYWVVDNSGGTLRFADNDPRGSIVIIDLPRAAPRRGDANAPDPSNRVDDRP, translated from the coding sequence ATGGAAGTCCGATTACGAACGAAATTCGTCGTCATCCTCGTCGCGATCACGCTCGTGCTGAGCGGGACGGTTCACTGGACGCTCGAGTCGTACAAACGCGACGTCGTCGACGACGAACAACGGCGAACCGACGAGACGGCCTCGTTGGTCGCCGAGCAGATCGACGAAACGATCTGGGAGCACCGAGATCGGATCGGGTTGGTCGCGTCGCGGCCCGAGGCTCGGCAGTTCGATCGGAGCGGTCCGTTCCTCGACGCGTTTCTCGACAACTCTCGCTTCTACTCGGCGCAACTCGTCGACGCCAACGGAACGGTCGTCGATTTCCGCGGCTCCGTTACGGCAGGGACGAGACGCTCGGCGATCGGATCCGACCGAAGCGGAACGCCGTACGTGGAGCGGGCGCTTCGGGGCGAAACGTACGTGAGCGACGTCGAATACGCCGAGCGAGCCGACAGGCCCGTTCTCGTATTCAGCGCGCCCATACTGGACGGCTCGGGTGTTCGGGGCGTCCTTGTGGGTGCCATGTACCTCGACCGGCAGACGATCTTCGACGCGATCCCGCCGCTCGAGACGAGTTCGCAGACGGTCACTATCGTCGGAGACGGGATCGTTCTCAACGAGAACGAGCGGACGTTCAATGAGGGGATCGAAAGCTCCTCGACCGTCGAGTCGACCGGGTGGGAGGTCACGGTCACTCGAGATCGGACGCTGCTGGAGGACCGATTGGATCGGTTAGCCGCGCTCCAGACGCTGGTGCTGGTCGTCGTGGTGCTCGTCATGGTCGGGTTCGGGTACTGGCAGTACGCCGTGAGCCTCCGCCAAACCGAGCGGTTGCTCGACGGATTCGACCGACTCGGCGAGGGCGACTACGATAGTACGGTGTCGCTGCGCGGCGGCGCCGAGTGGGAACGGATGAGCGACGGCTTCAACGAGTTGGCGGCGACGCTGCGAGCGCGCGAGTCGGAACTCCGGGAGCGCCGGCAGCGCCTCGACGTCCTCTATCGCGTGTTGCAGCACAACATCCGCAACCGAATGAGCATCGTTCTGAACTACGCGGATCTCATCGCCGACGAGGCCGCGGACGAAACGGTCGTCGGCGCGGCGGAGACGATCCACCGGGCCGGGCGAGACATCACGGGCTTGAGCCGGAAGGCGCAACAGATGAAAAACGCGCTCGAGGCCGATCCCGATCGGAGGCCCGTCGACGTGGCCTCGCTCGCGGCCGACGCGGTCGCGGAGCTTCGCGAGGAATACCCCGACGTTACCGTGACCGCGTCGCTACCGGACGAGGCGTGGGCGATGGCGCTTCCCTCGGTGCGGCTGGCAGTCGAGAACGTCTGCGGGAACGCCTGCGAACACAACGACAGCGACGACCCGCGCGTCGAAATAGCGGTGACCGCGACGGGCACCGAACCGGACGTCGACCGCGATCCGGCCGACGAAAACGGCGGGCGAGTTCGCATCGAGGTGGCGGACAACGGCCCTGGCATTCCGGAACAGGATCGCGCCGCGATCGACGAGGGGCGCGAGACGGCGCTCGAGCACGGGAGCGGGCTCGGCCTCTGGCTGACCTACTGGGTGGTCGACAACTCCGGCGGAACGCTCCGGTTCGCCGACAACGACCCGCGCGGGTCGATCGTGATCATCGACCTCCCGCGAGCGGCGCCCCGACGCGGCGACGCGAACGCACCGGACCCGTCGAACCGCGTCGACGACCGGCCCTGA
- a CDS encoding DUF7331 family protein: MTEHDSTASAAEHDPFEQYRYIEYTMDDESVSVIQDRENDQAWIQSTHAVPASR, translated from the coding sequence ATGACCGAACACGATTCGACCGCTTCGGCCGCGGAGCACGACCCCTTCGAACAGTACCGCTACATCGAGTACACGATGGATGACGAATCGGTGTCCGTCATCCAGGACAGGGAGAACGACCAGGCGTGGATCCAGTCGACGCACGCCGTCCCGGCCTCTCGGTAA
- a CDS encoding ABC transporter substrate-binding protein — MPLDTRVGGDGFDPGGDAVARRRLLKAVGVGTTVGIAGCGRDGGDEDEDGDDSGDAELIGPDGTQVELLLACIEGNDAVETAAEIIAAEVADLGVAVSLERVSYDRLLRQYVRNRYLGDGDPEWTAGPNNAGPREETASESAWDLMFGVAFNTYPRTPAAIDAFWLERAPTNYYGYVPETDIESRLEAFRTTTDPDERRAPIAEVLGALSEEQPVNFLAMSDDVIGYRRSVRGPVEAYGGNWDSATWYVDDDGNGNESGPTASDEWVWGVEGEAEGLYFPERTDSRATARIDLTLDGAYDVDENGTVRPLWMDITDAGSGQVYVCELRDTLRWGDDYGRMTAEDWVYQIENVHTIDGGRDHPWNEPTPPSNRIDDWAAVENVERTSESEFQLELESVNPDFPLEPVLWGSYCAPKELYEAHVPDADALRASDAFAELSFTGNLGPYTLERWDRTREFVAARNEEYYMREHAADDDVDDAWRDAPYFERYSYRVIGDRSDRLEALADGELTATSIPPERHADIRGTEAVEIYEIPQPFLTIVAYNQRANGWAELRTREVRQALSMAVEKPAITENAFRGLAEWTHTFQPRWSSWYDDSQITPFGVDESHDKDRARGLLAEHTASGYEYEPA; from the coding sequence ATGCCACTGGATACCAGGGTCGGCGGGGACGGGTTCGATCCCGGCGGCGACGCAGTGGCCAGACGACGGCTTCTGAAGGCGGTCGGGGTCGGAACGACGGTCGGCATCGCCGGTTGCGGGCGCGACGGCGGTGACGAGGACGAAGACGGAGACGACAGCGGCGACGCGGAGTTGATCGGACCCGACGGAACGCAAGTGGAACTGCTACTCGCGTGTATCGAGGGGAACGACGCGGTGGAGACGGCCGCCGAGATCATCGCGGCGGAGGTCGCGGATCTCGGCGTCGCGGTCTCCCTCGAGCGCGTCAGCTACGATCGGCTCCTCCGGCAATACGTGCGAAACCGGTACCTCGGAGACGGCGACCCCGAGTGGACTGCGGGGCCGAACAACGCCGGTCCGCGCGAGGAAACCGCGAGCGAATCGGCCTGGGACCTCATGTTCGGGGTCGCGTTCAACACGTATCCGCGAACGCCCGCCGCGATCGACGCGTTCTGGCTCGAGCGGGCGCCAACTAACTACTACGGGTACGTTCCCGAGACCGACATCGAGTCGCGGCTCGAAGCGTTCCGCACGACGACCGATCCGGACGAGCGGCGAGCGCCGATCGCCGAGGTCCTCGGCGCGTTGAGCGAGGAGCAGCCGGTGAATTTCCTCGCGATGTCGGACGACGTTATCGGGTACCGACGCTCGGTTCGCGGTCCGGTCGAAGCCTACGGGGGGAACTGGGACAGCGCGACCTGGTACGTGGACGATGACGGGAACGGAAACGAAAGCGGACCCACCGCCTCCGACGAGTGGGTCTGGGGCGTGGAAGGTGAGGCCGAGGGGTTGTACTTTCCCGAGCGCACCGACAGCAGGGCCACCGCGCGGATCGACCTGACCTTGGACGGGGCCTACGACGTCGACGAAAACGGTACCGTCCGACCGCTGTGGATGGACATCACCGACGCCGGCAGCGGACAGGTATACGTCTGCGAACTCCGGGACACCCTCCGATGGGGCGACGACTACGGCCGGATGACCGCCGAGGACTGGGTGTATCAGATCGAGAACGTCCACACCATCGACGGCGGGCGTGACCACCCCTGGAACGAGCCCACCCCGCCCTCGAACCGGATCGACGATTGGGCGGCGGTCGAAAACGTCGAGCGAACGAGCGAGTCCGAGTTCCAGCTCGAACTCGAGTCGGTCAACCCCGACTTTCCGCTGGAACCGGTTCTCTGGGGATCGTACTGCGCGCCGAAGGAACTCTACGAGGCGCACGTTCCCGACGCCGACGCGCTCCGCGCGAGCGACGCGTTCGCCGAGCTCAGCTTCACGGGGAACCTCGGCCCGTACACGCTCGAGCGATGGGATCGCACGCGGGAGTTCGTCGCCGCGCGCAACGAGGAGTACTACATGCGCGAACACGCTGCCGACGACGACGTGGACGACGCGTGGCGCGACGCGCCGTATTTCGAACGCTACAGCTACCGAGTGATCGGGGACCGATCGGACCGCCTCGAGGCGCTCGCTGACGGGGAACTCACGGCGACGTCGATCCCGCCGGAGCGCCACGCGGATATTCGAGGGACTGAGGCCGTCGAGATCTACGAGATACCGCAGCCGTTCCTGACGATCGTCGCGTACAATCAACGCGCAAATGGGTGGGCGGAACTGCGGACCCGCGAGGTCCGACAGGCCCTCTCCATGGCCGTCGAGAAACCGGCGATCACCGAGAACGCGTTTCGCGGACTCGCCGAGTGGACCCACACGTTTCAGCCGCGGTGGTCGAGTTGGTACGACGACTCGCAGATCACGCCGTTCGGGGTCGACGAGTCGCACGACAAGGACCGGGCCCGCGGGTTGCTCGCGGAACACACGGCCTCCGGGTACGAGTACGAGCCCGCGTAG
- a CDS encoding DUF7123 family protein, whose amino-acid sequence MSESDTSDSTATRTAAALSDKQRRILRYLRGQSQTNTYFKSRLIGDDLGMSAKEVGVNMPALVDGEFDVTVEKWGYSSSTTWKVTN is encoded by the coding sequence ATGAGCGAATCCGACACGTCCGATTCGACCGCGACCCGGACCGCGGCCGCGCTGAGCGACAAGCAGCGTCGCATCCTTCGGTACCTCCGCGGGCAGAGCCAGACGAACACCTACTTCAAGTCCCGTCTCATCGGCGACGACTTGGGTATGAGCGCCAAGGAAGTCGGCGTGAACATGCCGGCGCTCGTCGACGGCGAGTTCGACGTGACCGTCGAGAAGTGGGGCTACTCCAGTTCGACGACGTGGAAGGTGACGAACTGA
- a CDS encoding choice-of-anchor D domain-containing protein, with the protein MCLTVLSVTGALTGGVVWAADGAAGAAPSEPSIESAQKQCACDSDAARVDGADEANALEPGSNAARVAFGTAQTADFGRTAVGSNATREVPILNIGPDPVTVTDATIEGDDADAFTVTDGPVSSIEPGETEHVTVVFSPDRDGTHRATLRLERATGPLATADLTGTGVTPDIEVDREQLQFANVTDQTVAETFTLTNNGTAPLTVDALRIVGPDRAAFEPAASGPFTIEPGQSREVPVRFTQSEPAARFATMHILSDDPEQPQRNLWLTNTPTVARVSPSHIKTDRTHVNASVVDAEPNATQSLNISWPATRDDTVAIDALSYTPERGGEFSINVTKRDAQFEGAPAFEPADGTEEVAFVSMDSTIANEDLRDVTITFRVRQDQLAGDEAPDDVALYTHQNGQWIELPTTLVDESRTHYFFETESPGLLDFATGIKQANFRIDDAAVSVTEISAGESVDVVVRVTNVGGADGTYTVRLIRDDTVVDQRELSIAATGSRQTILTESFDNPGTYELYVNDHLVGNITVHGSADGLIDLAFTARSPA; encoded by the coding sequence GTGTGTCTCACCGTCCTTTCGGTGACGGGTGCGTTGACCGGCGGCGTCGTCTGGGCGGCCGACGGTGCAGCCGGTGCCGCGCCGAGCGAACCGTCGATCGAAAGCGCACAGAAGCAGTGTGCGTGCGATTCCGATGCCGCTCGAGTCGATGGCGCCGACGAAGCGAACGCACTCGAACCGGGTTCGAACGCTGCACGCGTCGCGTTCGGTACCGCCCAGACGGCGGATTTCGGCCGGACCGCAGTCGGATCGAACGCGACTCGCGAAGTGCCAATCCTCAATATCGGGCCGGATCCCGTGACGGTGACCGACGCCACGATCGAGGGGGACGATGCTGACGCCTTCACCGTTACCGACGGTCCCGTCTCGTCGATCGAACCCGGCGAAACGGAGCACGTAACGGTCGTCTTCAGCCCCGACCGCGACGGCACTCATCGCGCGACGCTTCGGCTCGAGCGAGCTACCGGACCGCTCGCGACCGCTGATCTGACCGGGACTGGCGTCACACCGGACATCGAAGTCGACCGGGAGCAACTCCAGTTCGCGAACGTGACAGACCAGACGGTTGCGGAGACGTTCACCCTCACGAACAACGGGACTGCACCGCTGACCGTCGACGCGTTGCGAATCGTCGGTCCCGATCGAGCCGCCTTCGAACCGGCGGCTAGCGGTCCGTTCACGATCGAACCGGGACAGAGTCGGGAGGTTCCCGTGCGATTTACGCAGTCGGAACCGGCGGCGCGGTTCGCGACGATGCACATCCTGAGCGACGACCCCGAGCAGCCACAGCGGAACCTGTGGCTCACTAACACGCCGACGGTGGCCCGCGTCTCGCCGTCGCACATCAAAACGGACCGGACGCACGTGAACGCATCCGTCGTCGACGCGGAGCCGAACGCGACGCAGTCGCTCAACATCTCGTGGCCGGCCACTCGAGACGATACCGTCGCGATCGACGCACTCTCGTACACCCCTGAGCGGGGCGGGGAGTTCTCGATCAACGTCACGAAACGGGACGCGCAGTTCGAAGGGGCGCCTGCGTTCGAACCCGCCGACGGAACCGAGGAGGTGGCGTTCGTCTCGATGGACAGCACCATCGCGAACGAGGACCTTCGGGACGTCACCATCACCTTCCGCGTGAGGCAGGATCAACTGGCCGGAGACGAGGCTCCGGACGACGTGGCCCTGTACACGCATCAAAACGGCCAGTGGATCGAGCTTCCGACGACGCTCGTGGACGAGAGTCGGACGCACTACTTCTTCGAAACGGAGTCGCCGGGACTGTTGGACTTCGCGACCGGAATCAAACAGGCGAACTTCCGCATCGACGACGCGGCCGTGAGCGTCACGGAGATCAGCGCCGGCGAAAGCGTCGACGTCGTGGTACGCGTCACCAACGTCGGCGGCGCTGACGGCACGTACACCGTGCGGCTCATCCGTGACGATACCGTCGTCGACCAGCGGGAACTGTCGATCGCGGCAACCGGAAGCCGCCAAACGATCCTCACGGAGTCGTTCGACAACCCCGGGACCTACGAGTTGTACGTTAACGATCACTTAGTCGGAAATATCACGGTCCACGGATCTGCGGATGGGCTGATCGATCTGGCGTTCACGGCGCGCTCACCCGCCTGA
- a CDS encoding response regulator, whose amino-acid sequence MYHDQSPTLLVVDDEREVADAYALRLRRRYDDVRTAYGGEECLQEMDDTVDVVLLDRRMPFSGDKVLTEIRDRGHDCQVIMVTAVNPGFDIVDMPFDDYLCKPIEKDDLFAAVEQQATAASYDDPLSEFFSLTAKLSVLEAEHTPEQLEESSEYVRMQRRVAKLREGLEVPRDDFDRMVETFTAINRGEG is encoded by the coding sequence ATGTACCACGATCAGAGCCCGACACTGCTCGTCGTCGACGACGAGCGCGAGGTGGCGGACGCGTACGCGCTCCGTCTTCGGCGGCGGTACGACGACGTCCGGACGGCGTACGGGGGCGAGGAGTGCCTCCAGGAGATGGACGACACCGTCGACGTGGTACTGCTGGATCGACGGATGCCGTTCTCCGGCGACAAGGTGTTAACGGAGATCCGCGATCGGGGACACGACTGCCAGGTCATCATGGTAACGGCCGTGAATCCCGGATTCGATATCGTCGATATGCCGTTCGACGACTACCTGTGTAAGCCGATCGAGAAGGACGATCTCTTCGCGGCAGTCGAACAACAGGCGACCGCCGCGTCTTACGACGATCCGCTCTCGGAGTTCTTCAGCCTCACGGCGAAACTCTCGGTACTCGAGGCCGAACACACGCCCGAACAGCTCGAGGAGTCGAGCGAGTACGTCCGCATGCAACGTCGGGTCGCGAAACTTCGCGAGGGACTGGAGGTGCCGCGGGATGATTTCGATCGAATGGTCGAGACGTTCACCGCGATCAATCGGGGCGAAGGGTAG
- a CDS encoding curlin, whose product MKRTLRITVALVFAVALVGALASGSALATPSDCTYTDYCNDADVDQSNAADVFQNGFGNDADVDQRNKAGVFQDGKYNDADVDQRNKAGVFQDGKYNDADVDQRNKAGVFQDSKNNDADVDQRNKAGVFQDGKNNDADVDQRNKALVDQDGKNNNADVTQRNEALVDQDGKNNDADVDQRNKAIVDQDGKNNDASVDQRNTATVDQDGKHNSADVNQENTAVIDQR is encoded by the coding sequence ATGAAACGAACCCTACGCATTACGGTTGCACTGGTGTTCGCCGTGGCACTCGTCGGTGCCCTGGCGAGCGGCAGTGCGCTCGCAACCCCGAGCGATTGTACGTACACCGACTACTGTAACGACGCCGACGTCGATCAGTCCAACGCGGCCGACGTCTTCCAGAACGGTTTCGGGAACGACGCTGACGTCGACCAGCGAAACAAAGCAGGCGTCTTCCAGGACGGCAAGTACAACGACGCCGATGTCGACCAGCGAAACAAAGCAGGTGTCTTCCAGGACGGTAAGTACAACGACGCCGATGTCGACCAGCGAAACAAAGCAGGCGTCTTCCAGGACAGCAAGAACAACGACGCCGACGTCGACCAGCGCAACAAAGCAGGCGTCTTCCAAGACGGCAAGAACAACGACGCCGACGTCGACCAGCGCAACAAGGCGCTCGTCGATCAGGACGGCAAGAACAACAACGCTGACGTGACCCAGCGCAACGAGGCGCTCGTCGATCAGGACGGCAAGAATAACGACGCCGACGTCGACCAGCGCAACAAGGCGATCGTCGACCAGGACGGTAAGAACAACGACGCCAGCGTCGACCAGCGCAACACCGCCACCGTCGATCAGGACGGCAAGCACAACAGCGCCGACGTCAATCAGGAGAACACCGCCGTCATCGATCAGCGCTAA
- a CDS encoding lamin tail domain-containing protein codes for MTSVTDGDTMDVRMPDGSTETIRLLGVDTPETSSWNTEPSEWDSIPESSDGREWLEQWGGHASDYAEERLAGEEIYIEGDPEADRRGTYDRLLVYAYQSKSSSKSFNMRLLENGYARMYDSQFTKRSAYQAAESEARNDGIGVWDYATGDFTDDLSISTIHADAAGSDNSNLNDEYIEVTNERSTAVDMTGWTFSDAAGHTYYFPAGFELGAGESVTIYTGSGSDTDSELYWGQSSAVWNNDGDTVTVTSADGETVTTRAY; via the coding sequence GTGACCTCCGTCACTGATGGTGATACGATGGACGTGAGAATGCCGGACGGGAGCACCGAGACGATTCGACTGCTCGGTGTCGATACGCCCGAGACCAGTAGCTGGAATACGGAGCCGTCTGAATGGGACAGTATCCCTGAGAGCTCCGACGGTCGGGAATGGCTGGAACAGTGGGGCGGTCACGCGAGTGACTACGCAGAAGAACGGCTTGCCGGCGAAGAAATATACATCGAAGGCGATCCGGAAGCCGATCGACGCGGCACGTACGATCGGCTGCTCGTGTACGCGTATCAGTCCAAATCATCCTCGAAATCGTTCAATATGCGGCTTCTCGAGAACGGGTATGCGCGAATGTACGACAGTCAGTTCACGAAACGATCAGCGTATCAGGCAGCGGAGTCCGAGGCACGCAACGACGGTATCGGTGTTTGGGACTATGCGACAGGAGATTTCACCGATGATCTTTCGATCTCGACTATCCACGCCGATGCCGCAGGGAGTGATAACTCCAATCTGAACGACGAGTATATCGAAGTAACGAACGAGAGGAGTACAGCCGTCGATATGACGGGTTGGACGTTCTCTGATGCAGCTGGTCATACCTACTACTTCCCGGCTGGATTTGAGTTGGGTGCGGGCGAATCGGTGACCATCTATACCGGTAGTGGATCGGACACGGATTCAGAACTCTACTGGGGTCAAAGTAGTGCGGTCTGGAATAACGACGGTGATACGGTAACCGTGACGAGCGCTGACGGCGAGACGGTCACCACTCGCGCGTACTAA
- a CDS encoding sensor histidine kinase, with protein sequence MTGRSNRRDGAPFERRRDDLPAPLVADGGPTRRLFRRFPDPLLYYEVEGGTAVVRAVNPAFETAFEVGEASIRDAPLRERLLPRPTDRDSGPRWELATAAGNATRPSEGDEPDAGATGAAILEQLDAGERVTVGIRRGADDERRYFRLEAIPSPDEDGDGGGDAGGYVVYTTVTELRRRVDRVTTRADRLERVVNVAAHDLRNPLEVAKIRLEAARDTGEDVHFEKVEGALDRIERLIRDALSVGGTEVEPSGSVAVGDIAETAWETVETADAALVLEADLPTVEADAERLQQVFENVFRNAVEHGGRDATVTVGGLDGGFYVADDGPGVPPAERERVFEPGYSSGDGTTGLGLAIARQLVEDHGWNVTLTAGDAGGARFEFRGVETDERAP encoded by the coding sequence ATGACCGGTCGCAGCAACCGGCGGGACGGGGCCCCCTTCGAACGGCGACGCGACGACCTGCCCGCCCCGCTCGTCGCCGACGGCGGACCGACGCGACGCCTCTTTCGGCGTTTCCCCGACCCGCTCCTCTACTACGAGGTCGAAGGCGGAACCGCCGTAGTGCGCGCGGTCAATCCCGCGTTCGAGACGGCCTTCGAGGTCGGCGAAGCGTCGATCAGGGACGCTCCCCTCCGCGAACGCCTGCTTCCCCGACCGACTGACCGTGACTCCGGTCCGCGCTGGGAACTGGCGACCGCCGCGGGGAACGCGACGCGACCGTCCGAGGGAGACGAGCCGGACGCAGGCGCGACCGGAGCGGCGATCCTCGAACAACTCGATGCGGGCGAACGAGTGACCGTCGGGATTCGCCGCGGAGCCGACGACGAGCGGCGGTACTTCCGTCTCGAGGCCATCCCGTCTCCGGACGAGGACGGAGACGGTGGTGGGGACGCCGGCGGCTACGTCGTCTACACGACCGTGACGGAGTTACGCCGGCGCGTCGACCGCGTGACGACGCGCGCCGACCGGCTCGAGCGAGTCGTCAACGTCGCGGCGCACGATCTCAGAAACCCGCTGGAGGTCGCGAAAATCCGCCTCGAGGCAGCTCGCGATACGGGCGAGGACGTTCACTTCGAGAAAGTCGAGGGCGCGCTCGATCGGATCGAGCGGCTGATTCGGGACGCGCTCTCGGTCGGCGGGACGGAGGTCGAACCGAGCGGTAGCGTTGCCGTCGGCGATATCGCCGAAACGGCGTGGGAGACCGTCGAAACGGCCGATGCCGCGCTCGTTCTCGAGGCCGACCTCCCGACGGTCGAGGCCGACGCCGAGAGGCTCCAGCAGGTCTTCGAGAACGTATTCCGAAACGCGGTCGAACACGGCGGTCGGGACGCGACCGTGACGGTCGGCGGCCTGGACGGCGGGTTCTACGTCGCCGACGACGGGCCGGGCGTTCCCCCCGCGGAGCGCGAGCGAGTGTTCGAACCCGGTTACTCGAGCGGAGACGGTACCACCGGATTGGGACTGGCTATCGCCCGCCAACTCGTCGAAGACCACGGCTGGAACGTGACGCTCACGGCCGGCGACGCCGGGGGCGCGCGCTTCGAGTTCCGCGGGGTCGAGACCGATGAGAGAGCGCCATAG
- a CDS encoding bacterio-opsin activator domain-containing protein yields MEGVLDGVTDGVLVVDTDWRITTANAVAADLLERERDTLVGADIRDVFPRSFAATFHEHFGGDDPEPTEITFEEYFPELDVWLRVRTTTIGERFAVYYRDVTDRKALEGDLEDREAELARLERINNIVQKIIRDLVGATTREEVEELVCKRLAETDLYEFTVIGEREMTGEQIVCRTAAGEHDGILDLIVESGADADGSRGPEFATMETGETRVVRHLVDDESVPEPVRREAFARGLQSSIVVPLRYGNTTYGVLSVYALDPDAFSERERESLETLGVTTGFVINATRQRNLLLSDTVIELAFRITDAFFATASAQLDCELAVEGIVPLDAASLLCYVRVDGAEPDVLLELADDRSDVDAGRVIHESATETGGFAEVTVSGRSPIVTLATYGATVRTAEFDRGTGLIVAEVAPSSDIREVVEAVGERFPRSELLSKLDRERPIETVQEFRSGLHERLTDRQRNALQMAYYGGYFESPRDSTAEELAETLGISSPTLHHHLRAGQRKLLDAFFDDDAEYERPVAVDDRQSRRNE; encoded by the coding sequence ATGGAGGGGGTCCTCGACGGGGTCACCGACGGCGTGCTCGTCGTCGACACCGACTGGCGGATTACGACGGCTAACGCTGTCGCGGCGGACCTGCTCGAGCGAGAGCGCGACACCCTCGTCGGGGCCGATATCAGGGACGTGTTCCCGCGATCGTTCGCGGCGACGTTTCACGAGCACTTCGGCGGCGACGATCCGGAGCCGACCGAGATCACCTTCGAGGAGTACTTCCCGGAGCTAGACGTCTGGCTTCGCGTTCGGACGACGACGATCGGAGAGCGGTTCGCGGTCTACTACCGAGACGTGACCGACCGGAAAGCCCTCGAGGGCGACCTCGAGGATCGGGAGGCGGAACTGGCCCGCCTCGAGCGGATCAACAACATCGTCCAGAAGATCATTCGGGACCTCGTCGGGGCTACGACCCGAGAGGAAGTCGAGGAACTGGTCTGTAAGCGGCTCGCGGAAACCGACCTGTACGAGTTTACGGTGATCGGCGAGCGAGAGATGACGGGTGAACAGATCGTCTGTCGAACGGCGGCCGGCGAGCACGACGGGATTCTCGACCTCATCGTCGAGAGCGGTGCCGACGCCGACGGCTCGAGGGGACCGGAGTTCGCGACGATGGAGACCGGGGAAACGCGAGTCGTCCGCCATCTCGTGGACGACGAGTCGGTTCCCGAACCGGTCCGCCGAGAAGCGTTCGCTCGCGGATTGCAGTCGAGCATCGTCGTCCCGCTCCGGTACGGGAACACCACCTACGGGGTGTTGAGCGTCTATGCACTCGATCCGGACGCCTTCAGCGAGCGCGAACGGGAGAGCCTGGAAACGCTCGGCGTAACCACCGGGTTCGTCATCAACGCGACTCGCCAGCGCAACCTGTTGCTCTCGGATACGGTCATCGAACTCGCGTTCCGTATCACCGACGCCTTCTTCGCGACGGCGTCCGCGCAACTCGATTGCGAACTCGCGGTCGAAGGCATCGTCCCGTTAGACGCTGCGTCGTTACTCTGCTACGTTCGCGTCGACGGTGCCGAACCCGATGTGCTCCTCGAACTGGCCGACGATCGATCCGACGTCGACGCCGGTCGCGTGATCCACGAGTCCGCTACCGAGACCGGCGGATTCGCCGAGGTTACGGTGTCCGGACGGTCGCCGATCGTCACGTTAGCCACGTACGGCGCAACCGTCAGAACGGCGGAGTTCGATCGCGGAACCGGCCTGATCGTCGCGGAAGTGGCGCCCAGCAGCGACATTCGAGAAGTCGTCGAGGCCGTCGGCGAGCGGTTTCCCAGATCGGAATTACTGTCGAAACTCGACCGCGAACGACCGATCGAAACGGTACAGGAGTTCCGGAGCGGGCTCCACGAACGCCTGACCGACCGCCAGCGAAACGCCCTCCAGATGGCGTACTACGGCGGGTACTTCGAATCGCCGCGAGACAGCACCGCCGAGGAACTCGCCGAGACGCTCGGAATCAGTTCGCCGACGCTTCACCATCATCTCCGAGCGGGGCAGCGGAAACTCCTCGACGCCTTCTTCGACGACGACGCGGAGTACGAACGGCCGGTTGCGGTCGACGACCGCCAATCGAGGCGAAACGAATGA